In Cyanobacteria bacterium GSL.Bin1, the sequence GGTAGCCAGTACCCTCGAAGAACGGGGAGCTTTAGACTACACAGTTATTGTTGCCGCCAACGCCAGTGACCCAGCGACGCTACAATATCTTGCCCCTTACGCCGGTGCTGCGATCGCGGAGTACTTTATGTATCAGGGTAAGGCAACCTTAGTTATTTACGATGACTTAACTAAGCAAGCGCAAGCCTACCGTCAATTGTCGCTTCTCCTCCGCCGTCCGCCCGGTCGGGAAGCGTATCCCGGAGATGTTTTCTATCTCCACTCCCGCTTGTTAGAACGGGCAGCAAAACTCAACGAAGAGTTGGGGGAAGGCAGTATGACCGCACTGCCCATCATTGAAACTCAAGCGGGTGACGTTTCGGCGTACATTCCCACGAATGTGATTTCGATTACTGACGGACAGATTTTCTTGTCTTCAGACTTATTCAACTCCGGTTTCCGTCCAGCCATTAATGTCGGGATTTCCGTTTCCCGTGTGGGTTCATCCGCGCAAATCAAAGCAATGAAGCAAGTTGCCGGAAAACTAAAGCTAGAACTAGCGCAGTTTGCTGAACTCGAAGCCTTTGCTCAGTTTGCATCTGACTTAGACCAAGCCACTCAAAAACAACTGGCCCGGGGTCAACGCTTACGGGAAATGCTCAAACAGCCCCAAAACTCTCCTTTGTCGGTGAGCGAACAAATTGCAGTAGTTTATTCCGGCATTAATGGTTATCTCGATGATCTGCCAGTGGAAAAAGTAACCGACTTTGTGCAAGGGTTGCGGGAATATGTGACCAATAGCAAGCCTGAGTTTGCGGAAGTGATTAGTTCTGAGAAGAAGCTGGTGGAAAAAGCAGAAAACCTGCTTAAAGAAGCAATTTCTGAGTACAAAGAAACCTTCAAAGCCTCCATGTAAGTTTTCATGAGGAGGAGACCACGGGAAACGGCGACAGGGTGAAAAGGAGTTTAAATTAAATCTACTCCTTTTCCTCCCAACTCCCCCTCTCTCCCTCTCTACCAATAGAGGATTAAAAGAAAAAATTATGGCAAACTTAAAAGAAATTCGCGATCGCATTGATTCGGTGAAAAACACCCGTAAAATTACTGAAGCGATGCGCCTGGTTGCAGCCGCAAAAGTGCGACGGGCACAAGAGCAAGTCAGCTCCACTCGTCCCTTTGCTGACCGTCTAGCGCAAGTCCTATATAATCTGCAAACCCGCCTCCGTTTTGAAGATGTTGATCTACCACTACTTGACAACCGAGAAGTTAAGTCAGTGGGATTATTGGTTGTTTCGGGTGATCGGGGTTTATGTGGTGCTTATAATGCCAACGTTATTAAGCGAGCCCGTCAACGGGCACAGGAACTCGAAGCAGAAGGCATCGATTACAAATACATTTTAGTCGGAACTAAAGCCAGTCAGTTTTTCAAACGTCGTCAGGCGCCTGTTGAGGGGACTTACACTAACTTGGAACAAATTCCTACCGCAGAAGAAGCGTCCACTATTGCTGACGAACTTCTTTCCTTGTTCTTATCAGAAACCGTTGATCGCGTCGAACTAATTTATACAAAATTTGTTTCTTTAATTAGTTCTCGTCCGGTTGTTCAAACTTTACTCCCCTTGGATCCGCAAGGCTTGGAAGTCTCCGATGACGAAATTTTCCGTCTAACGACCAAAGGAGGAGACTTTCAGGTAGAACGGGAAAAAATTGAGAGCGAAACCCGGACCCAAACCTATCCTCGGGACATGTTATTTGAACAGGATCCGGTTCAAATCCTGGATGCTCTTTTACCCCTCTATCTGAATAATCAGTTATTGCGAGCCTTGCAAGAATCAGCCGCCAGTGAGCTAGCATCACGGATGACCGCCATGAACAACGCGAGTGATAACGCAACTGAATTAATTAAAACTTTGACCTTGTCTTATAACAAAGCCCGTCAAGCTGCCATTACCCAAGAAATTTTAGAGGTTGTTGCCGGAGCTGAAGCACTCGGTTAATCTCATTTGATCGGACTCTAAATCTTCCTCTCTCCTTCGGGGAGAGGTTGTTTGATTTTAAAGCTTCAACCTAAAAATAAATTATGATCACCACTCCTGATCTCAGGAGTTTTTTATTGGCTGCTTGCTAAACAGCAACTAAGATCGGGAATTGCTGTGTCATGTTATACAATTAGTAAGGCAGTCATTGGATTTGGCTCCTCAATTTTAACCTTCAAGAAACTCGATCCCTGCCAATCTGCCCGCAGCAGAGCTTGACAGTTTTCAAAAAAGAGGGATACAATGGGGTGCTGTTGACTCAAAAATAGATGACAGTAAATATAGCATTAAATTAGGAATTGTCCAAGGCTGACTCATGCCCACAATCCAACAACTCATTCGCAAAGAACGGTCAAAATTAACGCAAAAGACAAAATCGCCCGCTCTGAAACAGTGTCCCCAACGGCGAGGAGTGTGTACGCGGGTTTATACCGCAACGCCGAAAAAACCCAACTCTGCCTTGCGTAAAGTAGCAAGAGTCCGCCTGACCTCTGGCTATGAAGTGACTGCCTATATTCCTGGGATCGGTCACAACCTACAAGAGCATTCAGTGGTTCTCATTCGCGGTGGACGGGTTAAAGATTTACCCGGAGTTCGCTACCACATTGTTCGGGGGACTCTCGATACTACAGGAGTCAAAGATCGTCGTCAAGGGCGTTCCAAATATGGAACCAAACGCCCAAAAGAATAAGCTAAATTTTAGGAAGCTCGCTTATGTCTCGTCGGAGTAACGTCAAAAAAGGTCCAGTTCCTCCCGATCCAGTTTATAATAGCCGTCTCGTGAGTATGATGATTCGGCGTTTAATGATGGATGGGAAAAAATCAGTTGCCTCACGAATCTTATACGATGCCTTTAAGCTCGTAGAAGAAAAAACTAACAGTGATCCTCTAGAAACGTTTGAGCAAGCAGTGCGTAATGTCACGCCACTCGTCCAAGTTAAAGCCAGACGGGTCGGTGGTGCTACCTATCAAGTGCCGATGGAAGTGCGCCCGGAAAGAGGAACCAGCCTTGCTTTGCGTTGGTTATCTCAGTATAGTCGCAGTCGTTCTGGCAAAACCATGGCGATTCGATTTGCCAACGAAATTATTGATGCGGCAAATGAAACGGGTAGCACCATTCGCAAACGGGAAGAAACTCATAAAATGGCAGAAGCCAACAAAGCCTTTGCTCACTACCGCTACTAAAGGAAAAACAGCAGTGGAAATGCTTGACGGGCGGTGGAAATGTAAAAAAAGTTATAAAATTGTAAACAGCCAAAAAATGTATATAAAAAGCAGCACTGCTCAAATAAGGAGGTCGCTATGGCACGTACTATTCCCCTAGAACGAGTCCGCAATATCGGAATCGCTGCCCATATTGATGCCGGGAAGACAACGACAACCGAACGCATCTTATATTACTCAGGGGTTGCGCATAAACTGGGGGAAGTTCATGATGGAAATGCGGTTATGGATTGGATGTCTCAAGAAAGAGAACGAGGCATCACCATTACTGCAGCAGCAATTAGTACCAGCTGGCTCGATAACAAAATTAATATTATCGATACCCCGGGTCACGTGGATTTCACCATCGAAGTAGAACGTTCCATGCGAGTGTTAGACGGGGTGATTACGGTTCTGTGTTCTGTGGGAGGCGTGCAACCCCAAACCGAAACGGTATGGCGACAAGCCGAACGCTACAGTGTGCCCAGAATTGTCTTTGTTAACAAGATGGATCGCACCGGTGCTAACTTCTATAAAGTTTATGAACAATTGCGCGATCGGCTGCGTTGCAATGCGGTTCCCATTCAACTGCCCATTGGTGCTGAGAGTGACTTTTTAGGACTCGTTGACCTCGTGGGAATGAAGGCTTACATCTACAACAATGACTTGGGAACGGATATTGAAATCACCGAAATTCCTGAGGAGATGATGGAGCTAGCTCAAGAGTATCGTGCCAAGCTTGTAGAAGCAGTTGCAGAAACGGATGAAGAACTTCTTGAAAAATATCTTGCTGAAGAAACCTTAAGTGAGGAAGAAATCCGCAGTGGACTGCGTAAAGGAACCTTAAACCGAGAAATTGTTCCCATGTTATGCGGGTCGGCGTTCAAGAATAAAGGTGTACAGCTTTTATTGAACGCAGTGGTGGATTATCTCCCGGCGCCAACAGAAGTCCCTCCCATTGAAGGGGTACTCCCAGATGGTACGGAAGCCACTCGTCCTTCTAGCGATGACGAACCGTTAGCAGCCTTGGCATTTAAAGTGGCAGCGGATCCGTATGGTCGGTTAACCTTTGTGCGGATTTACTCAGGAGTGCTGCAGAAAGGCAGTTATGTTTATAACGCCACTAAGGATAAAAAAGAACGCCTCTCGCGCTTGATTGTGATGAAATCCAATGATCGGATTGAAGTGGATGAGCTCAGAGCAGGGGAACTTGGCGCGATCGTGGGCTTGAAAAATACAACCACTGGGGATACCCTTTGTGATGAAAATAACCCCATTATTTTAGAGTCCATTTTCATTCCCGAACCGGTTATTTCTGTGGCGGTTGAGCCAAAAACTAAGGCAGACATGGAGAAACTCTCCAAAGCCCTGCAAGCACTAGCGGACGAAGACCCGACTTTTCGGGTGACCACTGATCCAGAAACGAATCAAACGGTCATTGCTGGCATGGGAGAACTCCACCTGGAAATTCTCGTGGATCGGATGTTACGGGAGTATAAAGTTGAAGCGAATATTGGTCAGCCTCAAGTTGCTTATCGCGAAACCATTCGCCAACCAGGAAATGCGGAAGGGAAATTCATTCGTCAAAGCGGCGGTAAAGGACAATATGGTCATGTTGTCTTAGAAGTGGAACCTGGAGAACCAGGGACTGGTTTTGAATTTACTTCTAAAATTGTCGGTGGGGTCATTCCAAAAGAATACATTCCTTCAGTGGAAGAAGGGATCAAAGAAACCTGTGAATCTGGTATATTAGCAGGTTATCCCCTGATTGATTTGAAAGTCAGATTAGTTGATGGGTCTTACCATGATGTGGACTCCTCAGAAATGGCTTTCAAAATAGCCGGTTCGATGGGGATTCGCGCAGCAGTGAAGAAAGCTAGCCCAGCCTTGCTAGAGCCAATGATGAAGGTGGAAGTTGAAGTTCCTGAAGATTTCTTAGGGGACGTTATGGGTGACCTCAACTCTCGTCGCGGTCAAATCGGTAATATGAATACCGAAGATGGGATTGCCAAAATTTCGGCAGAAGTCCCACTCGCGGAGATGTTTGGTTATGCTACTGACATCCGCTCGAAAACGCAAGGTCGAGGCATCTTTACGATGGAATTCAGTCACTATGCTGAAGTTCCCAATCATGTTGCTGAAGCCGTCATTGCCAAAACTCAAGGGAACGCATAAATAGGATATTTTAAGGAAGAATTGACTCATGGCACGCGAAAAATTTGAACGTACAAAAGATCACGCCAACATTGGCACAATTGGTCATGTTGACCACGGTAAAACCACATTAACGGCCGCTTTGACCCTAACTTTATCCTATTCGGGTCGGGCAAAAGCACGGAAATACGAGGATATTGATGCGGCTCCTGAAGAAAAAGCACGAGGAATTACCATCAACACCGCTCATGTGGAGTATGAAACGGATCAGCGCCACTATGCCCATGTGGATTGCCCAGGACACGCTGACTATGTCAAAAACATGATCACTGGCGCGGCTCAGATGGATGGTGCAATTCTCGTGGTCTCTGCTGCGGATGGTCCCATGCCCCAAACTCGTGAGCACATTCTGCTGGCTCGTCAGGTCGGAATTTCTAATTTGGTGGTTTTCTTGAACAAAGTGGACCAGGTAGACGACGAAGAACTTTTAGAATTAGTAGAGCTAGAAGTGCGGGAGCTCCTAAGCGAGTACGATTTTCCTGGAGATGAGATTCCAATCATCGCCGGTTCAGCGTTAATGGCAGTGGAAGCCTTAACTAACAAACCCGACATTGCTAAAGGAGATAATGAGTGGGTTGATAAAATCTACGATTTAATGGATGCAGTAGATGAATATATTCCCACCCCAGAACGAGATATCGATAAGCCCTTCTTGATGGCAGTTGAAGACGTCTTCTCCATTACCGGTCGGGGAACGGTTGCAACCGGTCGGATTGAGCGCGGTAAGGTCAAAGTAGGAGAAGAAGTGGAAATTGTCGGGATCCACGATACCCGTAAAAGTACAGTGACTGGCGTGGAAATGTTCCAGAAAACTCTTGATGAAGGGATGGCTGGTGACAATGTTGGAATTCTTCTCCGGGGGATCCAGAAAGAGGACATTGAGCGCGGCATGGTATTGGCAAAGCCGGGCTCAATTACCCCTCATACCCAGTTTGAAGCTGAGGTTTATGTCTTGAAAAAAGAAGAAGGCGGTCGTCACACCCCTTTCTTTCCCAACTACCGCCCTCAGTTTTACGTGCGGACGACTGATGTAACGGGCACAATTACTGCATTTACTGCTGATGATGGGAGTGCAGCAGAAATGGTTATGCCCGGCGATCGCGTCAAAATGACCGTAGAACTCATTAACCCCGTTGCGATTGAACAAGGAATGCGCTTTGCGATTCGTGAAGGCGGTCGCACCATTGGTGCTGGCGTTGTTTCCAAAATCGTGAAATAGCTCACTTATAGAACCTCCTTCGAGCAGCAGTGGAAATCTCCCTGTTGCTCTTTATCTTGGCTTTAATCGCCCAACTATTCTGAACCTCGACAACTCAATTCATTTGAACTATGGCAACTATCCAGCAGCAAAAAATTCGGATTCGTCTCAAAGGATTTGATCGGCGTTTACTTGATACCTCCTGCGACAAAATTGTAGAAACAGCAAAGCGCACCGATGCCAATGCCGTGGGACCGATTCCCCTCCCCACAAAACGGAAAATTTATTGTGTTTTGCGCTCTCCCCACGTGAATAAAGACTCTCGGGAACACTTTGAAACGCGGACGCACCGCCGAATTATTGATATTTATCAACCGTCTTCTAAGACCATTGATGCATTGATGAAGCTTGACCTCCCGGCAGGCGTTGATATTGAAGTGAAATTGTAATTTCATCTTGTTGTCGCCCTCTTTTAGGGGTGACACCGGCTTAGACAATGCAAGGAAAAAGCTGGCCCATTGCTAATTTACCGCGCTTAGACGAAAGCACCCGATCGCGCCTGGAAGCCCTAGGAATTCATACCACACAGGACTTGTTACAAAAAGCGCAAACCGCAGTCGAAAAAAGCGCGATCGCGCAACAGCTGCAACTCAAACCGCAACAGATTAATAAATGGCTGATTATGGCAGATTTAGCCCGAGTTGAGAGTGTGGGCTGTGAATATTGCGGATTACTTCTCCATGCGGGAATCGCTTCGATTTCCCAGTTGAGTCAAATGCATCCGCAAAAACTGCATCGGCAAATTCTACGCTTACAGGTCTCTCTCTTCAAGCGCAAAGACTGTTGTCCACCGGTGGAAACCGTTCAAAAATGGATTATTGATGCGCGTCAGCTTGCGCGATCGCGGTAAAATCATGATGTCTTTAAACTTCATGAATGGTTATGGTAGATTCCCCTCGTCGTTTATTAGTTACAGGTGGCGCAGGCTTCATTGGCTCCAATTTTGTTCACTATTGGCTGAGCCATTACCCGAATGATACAGTTCTTGTGCTGGATGCCCTGACTTATGCGGGAAATCGGAATAACTTAAACGATATACAGTCCCATCCCAATTTTTATTTTGTCCAAGGGGAGATCAGCGATCGCGCTTTGGTGGATACTCTTCTCCAAGACTACCAGATTAATACCATTGCTCATTTTGCTGCGGAATCCCATGTTGACCGGTCAATTTTAGCCCCTGATCGTTTCATCCAAACGAACGTTATCGGAACGTTTACCCTCCTTGAAGCCTTTCGTCACTATTACCCCCAAATTGAAGGCACTGGACGATTTCTCCACGTCTCCACAGACGAAGTATATGGGACATTAGAGCCAACTGATCCACCGTTTCGAGAAACAACCCCCTACGCTCCAAATAGCCCTTATTCTGCCTCAAAAGCCGGGAGTGACCACCTGGTTCGTGCCTACTACCACACTTATCAACTCCCGACCTTAATTACTAACTGTTCTAATAACTATGGTCCGTATCATTATCCGGAAAAACTCATTCCGTTGATCTGTATTAATATCCTTTTAGGAAAAACGTTACCGGTTTATGGCGATGGTCAAAATGTTCGCGATTGGCTGTATGTTGTGGATCATTGTCGGGCTTTAGACACCGTTCTCCATAATGGGCAACCTGGCGAAACGTATAATATCGGCGGCAATAATGAAGTGAAAAATATTGACTTAGTTCAAATCTTGTGCCAACTCATGGATGAACTAGCGCCAAGTCTTCCTGTTTCCCCTGCTCAAAACTTAATCACTTTTGTTAAAGACCGTCCGGGACATGATCGCCGTTATGCCATTGATGCCAGTAAAATAAAAAGAGAGTTAGGTTGGCAACCGTCAGTAACCGTAGAAGAAGGATTGCGCGAAACCGTTGCCTGGTATCTCAACCATCGTCAGTGGTGGGAACCCTTATTATCAGAAGAATATCAGGCGTATTATCAACAAGTGTATTCCTCTCTTTAATACCTTTTCGCTTCGCTGATTCCATTAGGAAAGTAGTGAGTGAATTGTGAAAATGCCCTAGTGAGTAATCGGTTCGGGAGAATGGGGTAAACAGATTAGATTTTCTTCCACCATTAAAATCTTCCCCTTTTGTCGGAGTTTGCCCATTAAGCGAGTAACAGTGACCCGAGTCGAGCCAATTGCACTACCCATTTGAGCATGAGTGAGGGGAAACGGTAAATAGTACCCTTGTTCAATTGGTTTTCCGTGTTCTTCCACCAAAAGGGTAATAAAACCAAGTAATCGGTCAATGGTCTGTCGTTGTCCGAGAGTACTGAGCCAAATTAATTTGCGCTGATGTTGAGCGCGAAAGGATTCTAAAATTTCTTGACGAAAATAGGGCCAAGTATCAAGCTCTTTCCAATACAACCAAATGACAGAAGTTGATTCGACATGAGCGTAGGCTTGCAGAGTATAAGGAGATTGAGAAACAATTTCAAAGGGTTGACCGCTACCCACAAAGCCCAAGAATGTTTCTTCGGCTTCGGCTAGATTTTTCGATGAGGTGCGGTTATCTTGAGAAACTCCTGCTAAACGAATCACTCCTCGTTCAACTAAATATAATAATCCTGCACGGGCAGGAATCCGCTCATCTTTACTAAAGGTACGTTCTCGATAATGGGTTTGTGCCCAATCGGCAATTCTTTGCCACATGACAAAGGGACGATTCGTGTCAGAAGAAGGAGAAGGGTACATTAGATTTACTGATGTTTACTTTTAACGCTATGGTCTGAAAAATTTGCGTTGCGCCCGTATAAAAATATACATCAAAATTAAGATCTTAGTCAACAGAGGTATTGTCATTGATCTCTTTTAAGTGCTTACTTGTAGAAAGTATTTTTTTTGCTTTAAGTCAATTAAATATAAAACAAGTAGCTATAACTAATAATAATTTTAATCACATTTATTCAACGCTTCGTTTGCAAAAAAACCGGTTGAACTATCGTAGCGCGATCGCGCTCTCTTTGGCGGGAAAACAGTCCAATTTGGCTTGTCAAATTGCCTCATCGCTAGTAGACAGATTAAAACGGAAAATTAGCCCGAATTTGGTTCAGATCCAAGTTACTCCTCCGGCTT encodes:
- the atpA gene encoding F0F1 ATP synthase subunit alpha, coding for VASTLEERGALDYTVIVAANASDPATLQYLAPYAGAAIAEYFMYQGKATLVIYDDLTKQAQAYRQLSLLLRRPPGREAYPGDVFYLHSRLLERAAKLNEELGEGSMTALPIIETQAGDVSAYIPTNVISITDGQIFLSSDLFNSGFRPAINVGISVSRVGSSAQIKAMKQVAGKLKLELAQFAELEAFAQFASDLDQATQKQLARGQRLREMLKQPQNSPLSVSEQIAVVYSGINGYLDDLPVEKVTDFVQGLREYVTNSKPEFAEVISSEKKLVEKAENLLKEAISEYKETFKASM
- a CDS encoding F0F1 ATP synthase subunit gamma — protein: MANLKEIRDRIDSVKNTRKITEAMRLVAAAKVRRAQEQVSSTRPFADRLAQVLYNLQTRLRFEDVDLPLLDNREVKSVGLLVVSGDRGLCGAYNANVIKRARQRAQELEAEGIDYKYILVGTKASQFFKRRQAPVEGTYTNLEQIPTAEEASTIADELLSLFLSETVDRVELIYTKFVSLISSRPVVQTLLPLDPQGLEVSDDEIFRLTTKGGDFQVEREKIESETRTQTYPRDMLFEQDPVQILDALLPLYLNNQLLRALQESAASELASRMTAMNNASDNATELIKTLTLSYNKARQAAITQEILEVVAGAEALG
- a CDS encoding 30S ribosomal protein S12 codes for the protein MPTIQQLIRKERSKLTQKTKSPALKQCPQRRGVCTRVYTATPKKPNSALRKVARVRLTSGYEVTAYIPGIGHNLQEHSVVLIRGGRVKDLPGVRYHIVRGTLDTTGVKDRRQGRSKYGTKRPKE
- the rpsG gene encoding 30S ribosomal protein S7 encodes the protein MSRRSNVKKGPVPPDPVYNSRLVSMMIRRLMMDGKKSVASRILYDAFKLVEEKTNSDPLETFEQAVRNVTPLVQVKARRVGGATYQVPMEVRPERGTSLALRWLSQYSRSRSGKTMAIRFANEIIDAANETGSTIRKREETHKMAEANKAFAHYRY
- the fusA gene encoding elongation factor G — translated: MARTIPLERVRNIGIAAHIDAGKTTTTERILYYSGVAHKLGEVHDGNAVMDWMSQERERGITITAAAISTSWLDNKINIIDTPGHVDFTIEVERSMRVLDGVITVLCSVGGVQPQTETVWRQAERYSVPRIVFVNKMDRTGANFYKVYEQLRDRLRCNAVPIQLPIGAESDFLGLVDLVGMKAYIYNNDLGTDIEITEIPEEMMELAQEYRAKLVEAVAETDEELLEKYLAEETLSEEEIRSGLRKGTLNREIVPMLCGSAFKNKGVQLLLNAVVDYLPAPTEVPPIEGVLPDGTEATRPSSDDEPLAALAFKVAADPYGRLTFVRIYSGVLQKGSYVYNATKDKKERLSRLIVMKSNDRIEVDELRAGELGAIVGLKNTTTGDTLCDENNPIILESIFIPEPVISVAVEPKTKADMEKLSKALQALADEDPTFRVTTDPETNQTVIAGMGELHLEILVDRMLREYKVEANIGQPQVAYRETIRQPGNAEGKFIRQSGGKGQYGHVVLEVEPGEPGTGFEFTSKIVGGVIPKEYIPSVEEGIKETCESGILAGYPLIDLKVRLVDGSYHDVDSSEMAFKIAGSMGIRAAVKKASPALLEPMMKVEVEVPEDFLGDVMGDLNSRRGQIGNMNTEDGIAKISAEVPLAEMFGYATDIRSKTQGRGIFTMEFSHYAEVPNHVAEAVIAKTQGNA
- the tuf gene encoding elongation factor Tu: MAREKFERTKDHANIGTIGHVDHGKTTLTAALTLTLSYSGRAKARKYEDIDAAPEEKARGITINTAHVEYETDQRHYAHVDCPGHADYVKNMITGAAQMDGAILVVSAADGPMPQTREHILLARQVGISNLVVFLNKVDQVDDEELLELVELEVRELLSEYDFPGDEIPIIAGSALMAVEALTNKPDIAKGDNEWVDKIYDLMDAVDEYIPTPERDIDKPFLMAVEDVFSITGRGTVATGRIERGKVKVGEEVEIVGIHDTRKSTVTGVEMFQKTLDEGMAGDNVGILLRGIQKEDIERGMVLAKPGSITPHTQFEAEVYVLKKEEGGRHTPFFPNYRPQFYVRTTDVTGTITAFTADDGSAAEMVMPGDRVKMTVELINPVAIEQGMRFAIREGGRTIGAGVVSKIVK
- the rpsJ gene encoding 30S ribosomal protein S10 — protein: MATIQQQKIRIRLKGFDRRLLDTSCDKIVETAKRTDANAVGPIPLPTKRKIYCVLRSPHVNKDSREHFETRTHRRIIDIYQPSSKTIDALMKLDLPAGVDIEVKL
- a CDS encoding DUF4332 domain-containing protein, which gives rise to MQGKSWPIANLPRLDESTRSRLEALGIHTTQDLLQKAQTAVEKSAIAQQLQLKPQQINKWLIMADLARVESVGCEYCGLLLHAGIASISQLSQMHPQKLHRQILRLQVSLFKRKDCCPPVETVQKWIIDARQLARSR
- the rfbB gene encoding dTDP-glucose 4,6-dehydratase, whose translation is MVMVDSPRRLLVTGGAGFIGSNFVHYWLSHYPNDTVLVLDALTYAGNRNNLNDIQSHPNFYFVQGEISDRALVDTLLQDYQINTIAHFAAESHVDRSILAPDRFIQTNVIGTFTLLEAFRHYYPQIEGTGRFLHVSTDEVYGTLEPTDPPFRETTPYAPNSPYSASKAGSDHLVRAYYHTYQLPTLITNCSNNYGPYHYPEKLIPLICINILLGKTLPVYGDGQNVRDWLYVVDHCRALDTVLHNGQPGETYNIGGNNEVKNIDLVQILCQLMDELAPSLPVSPAQNLITFVKDRPGHDRRYAIDASKIKRELGWQPSVTVEEGLRETVAWYLNHRQWWEPLLSEEYQAYYQQVYSSL
- a CDS encoding helix-turn-helix domain-containing protein is translated as MYPSPSSDTNRPFVMWQRIADWAQTHYRERTFSKDERIPARAGLLYLVERGVIRLAGVSQDNRTSSKNLAEAEETFLGFVGSGQPFEIVSQSPYTLQAYAHVESTSVIWLYWKELDTWPYFRQEILESFRAQHQRKLIWLSTLGQRQTIDRLLGFITLLVEEHGKPIEQGYYLPFPLTHAQMGSAIGSTRVTVTRLMGKLRQKGKILMVEENLICLPHSPEPITH